The Tepidibacter aestuarii genome contains a region encoding:
- a CDS encoding methyl-accepting chemotaxis protein has protein sequence MRLIKFKKKGITFTTFLQIGFLLTIIITLSLFGSMYYMYSSEILIEDIQDLLQKVAISAQYIIDGDMHENLTDADSKEYKDMCNILAKYREKVGVYDVYTMIKTDELNPKFVLASYDAKSSFMKSTIYRKEMGEAFNGKVSVTDKPFTDNYGTFYTAYAPIYNSKGEINAIIGVDIQNSRVKLMRREIIKKTILLFFVCILIGNLLVYLVAKLIGNNYKSLVSDLKKIGEGDLTVTNDNKLFVIREMKDLEETINKMAERIRYLIEIITKNSTDLEIKCNEILELISTMDTSSQIIASAVEQMYNIHKNASVSFDTSLNELLLYKEVSKAFTMEYKDVLNSIETTKDSLENILQCLCKFNTIILNSDNKSNNNISMKIIEEFKIYCEKLYQDYDLFTENTNSQLLVLDKISKKRDDLVQLNHKISSDFKDISQGNQGVLDVLERQVDSIQGIVKEVCQLENMAEELNQKLRKVKITKDI, from the coding sequence ATGAGACTAATTAAATTTAAAAAGAAAGGAATAACATTTACAACATTTCTACAAATAGGATTTTTGTTAACTATTATAATTACACTTAGTTTATTTGGAAGTATGTACTATATGTATTCATCAGAAATATTAATAGAAGATATACAAGATTTATTACAGAAGGTTGCTATATCAGCTCAATATATAATAGATGGTGATATGCATGAAAATTTAACAGATGCGGACTCTAAAGAGTATAAGGATATGTGTAATATTTTAGCTAAATATAGAGAAAAAGTTGGAGTTTATGATGTTTATACAATGATAAAGACCGATGAATTAAATCCTAAGTTTGTATTAGCATCTTATGATGCTAAAAGTTCATTTATGAAATCTACTATATATAGAAAAGAAATGGGAGAAGCATTTAATGGAAAGGTAAGTGTTACTGATAAGCCTTTTACGGATAATTATGGTACATTCTATACAGCGTATGCACCAATTTATAATTCAAAAGGTGAAATTAATGCAATTATAGGTGTAGACATTCAAAATAGTAGAGTTAAATTAATGAGGAGAGAAATAATTAAAAAAACAATATTATTATTTTTCGTATGTATTTTAATAGGCAATCTATTAGTATATTTAGTTGCTAAATTAATAGGTAATAACTATAAAAGTCTCGTATCAGATTTAAAGAAAATTGGAGAGGGAGATTTAACAGTAACTAATGATAACAAATTATTTGTAATTAGGGAGATGAAAGATCTAGAAGAGACGATTAATAAAATGGCAGAGCGTATTAGATATTTAATAGAAATTATAACTAAAAATTCTACAGATTTAGAAATTAAATGTAATGAAATATTAGAACTTATTAGTACAATGGATACTTCAAGTCAAATTATTGCTTCAGCTGTAGAGCAGATGTACAATATACACAAAAATGCTTCAGTATCTTTTGATACAAGTTTAAATGAACTTCTTTTATATAAAGAAGTTTCTAAAGCTTTTACCATGGAGTATAAAGATGTTTTAAATTCTATTGAAACAACTAAAGATAGCTTAGAGAATATATTACAATGTTTATGTAAGTTTAATACTATAATATTGAATTCGGATAATAAAAGTAATAATAACATATCTATGAAAATAATTGAAGAGTTTAAAATATATTGTGAAAAATTATATCAGGATTATGATTTATTTACAGAAAATACAAACTCACAGTTACTTGTATTAGACAAAATTTCCAAAAAAAGAGATGATTTAGTCCAGTTAAATCATAAAATCTCTTCAGATTTTAAAGATATTTCTCAAGGGAATCAGGGTGTTTTAGATGTGTTAGAAAGACAAGTAGATTCTATACAGGGTATTGTTAAAGAAGTTTGTCAATTGGAGAACATGGCTGAAGAATTAAATCAAAAACTTCGTAAGGTTAAAATAACGAAAGATATATAA
- the add gene encoding adenosine deaminase, producing MDLNKIPKIELHCHLDGSVRPSTILDIADKDNIDIPTNDIDELKKYITAPKECHSLDEYLATFDIANKVMQTKENIKRIAYELLEDVSKYNVKYIEMRFAPLFHMAKGLKFDEIVQSVLDGIKEAESKFDVRANVILCCMRHMSADDAIFVIEEGKKFLEKGVVAVDLAGSESLYPPEKFKEAFDLAKSYGYNITIHAGETGIGENVFKSIEMLHAQRIGHGVFAKDCTKSYQMLKDMGVTLEMCPTSNVQTKAVNAYEEHPIKDFLDDDIRISVNTDNMTVSDIDLDREFEILSEVKNLTEEDFKRIYLYSVDASFASDEVKEELRKYVD from the coding sequence ATGGATTTAAATAAAATACCTAAAATAGAGCTGCATTGTCATCTTGATGGAAGTGTTAGACCTAGTACAATATTAGATATTGCTGATAAAGATAATATAGATATTCCAACTAATGATATAGATGAACTAAAAAAATATATCACTGCTCCTAAAGAGTGTCACTCTTTAGACGAATACTTAGCTACATTTGATATAGCTAATAAAGTTATGCAGACAAAAGAAAATATCAAAAGGATTGCATATGAACTTCTTGAAGATGTTTCAAAGTACAATGTAAAGTATATAGAAATGAGATTTGCTCCTTTATTTCATATGGCAAAAGGGCTTAAATTTGATGAAATAGTTCAAAGTGTTTTAGATGGGATTAAAGAAGCTGAAAGCAAATTTGATGTAAGAGCAAACGTAATACTATGCTGCATGAGACATATGAGTGCTGATGATGCTATATTCGTAATAGAAGAAGGTAAAAAATTTTTAGAAAAAGGCGTTGTTGCTGTTGACCTTGCAGGTAGCGAGAGCTTATACCCACCTGAAAAGTTTAAAGAAGCATTCGATCTTGCTAAAAGTTATGGATATAATATAACAATTCATGCAGGAGAAACTGGAATTGGTGAGAATGTATTTAAATCTATTGAGATGCTTCACGCTCAAAGGATCGGCCATGGAGTATTCGCTAAAGACTGTACTAAATCATATCAAATGCTAAAGGATATGGGAGTAACACTTGAGATGTGCCCAACTAGCAACGTTCAAACAAAAGCAGTTAACGCATACGAAGAACATCCTATAAAAGATTTCTTAGATGATGATATAAGAATTAGTGTAAATACAGACAATATGACTGTATCTGATATAGATTTAGATAGAGAGTTTGAAATATTAAGCGAGGTTAAAAACTTGACTGAAGAAGACTTTAAGAGAATTTATCTATACAGCGTAGATGCATCTTTTGCATCTGATGAGGTTAAGGAAGAATTGAGAAAGTATGTGGATTAG
- a CDS encoding PLD nuclease N-terminal domain-containing protein, with protein MYDNINFSDGIVLDTMKSVSLLAGVSIIISICKLLFWIFTVVYVYKDSKNKGLDTILWVITTVFVPYHLGFLAYLIISHNNRFYNEVEYNSQNKNMPKSIKIDKEIVKKILVIFILIIVLAGGSLLTVKMIHRGIDSYKKAVNGEVIKTGNTFKSSYLNFNSSEETEIRYHQEGNLKIDYSSKVKKGSLRIGLYKYNGEVVKTFKTNEKSSIVIPIKKDTIYRLIATGENTKGYYEVDWEFEPEE; from the coding sequence ATGTACGATAATATTAATTTTAGTGATGGTATAGTTTTAGATACAATGAAAAGTGTATCTTTATTAGCTGGAGTAAGTATTATAATTAGCATATGTAAACTTTTATTTTGGATATTTACAGTTGTTTATGTATATAAAGATAGTAAGAATAAAGGGTTGGATACTATACTTTGGGTTATAACTACTGTATTTGTGCCATATCATTTGGGGTTTCTTGCATATCTGATAATTAGTCATAATAATAGATTTTACAATGAGGTGGAATATAATTCACAAAATAAAAATATGCCTAAAAGTATAAAAATTGATAAAGAAATAGTAAAAAAAATATTGGTTATATTTATTTTAATTATAGTACTAGCTGGAGGATCATTATTAACAGTCAAGATGATACATAGAGGAATTGACAGTTATAAAAAAGCTGTTAATGGTGAAGTTATTAAGACAGGGAATACATTTAAGAGTAGTTATTTGAACTTTAATTCAAGCGAAGAAACTGAAATAAGGTATCATCAGGAGGGAAATTTAAAAATAGATTATTCATCCAAGGTTAAAAAAGGATCTTTGAGAATAGGACTTTATAAATACAATGGAGAAGTAGTTAAAACTTTTAAAACAAATGAAAAATCTAGTATAGTTATACCTATTAAGAAAGATACTATATATAGACTTATTGCTACTGGAGAAAACACTAAAGGGTACTATGAAGTGGATTGGGAGTTTGAACCTGAGGAATAA
- a CDS encoding APC family permease, whose translation MPEKKKKFRLIDAVMASVCIILVAESAAPAASIGNSQFFWWIVMLVGFFIPYGLISSELGTTYDCEGGLYDWVKTAYGNKWASRVAWNYWINFPLWMASLAVLFCDLLVGLTGLQINTGVEILLKLLFIVIVTTLSLFKISESKWIINTAAVFKVLIMLSIGVLGIYTAATKGMATKFTIESMLPSLDLVGLSFISVIIFNFCGAEIITSLAPEMDSPQKQIPQALLLGGIIIAIFYMFSAFGIGVAIPLDELSASSGFLDSIRYLTGGGILVTILGIMFIFTLFANLVSWSYGVNYVVKYAADNNDMPKIFSKTSEKTGIPTNATIFNGIFAGILVIISPFMPSQDIFWSFFGVSAVTLVASYIPMFPAFLKLRRIDPDAERPFKVKGSGIKLKLITYIPMVLLISSLIFTVVPMSTSPEELSTKIPLTIGVIISIILQEIIVFRGVKNRAKAEVAK comes from the coding sequence ATGCCTGAGAAAAAGAAAAAATTTAGATTAATTGATGCGGTTATGGCATCTGTATGTATTATATTAGTTGCTGAATCTGCTGCACCAGCAGCATCAATAGGAAATTCACAGTTTTTCTGGTGGATAGTAATGTTGGTTGGATTCTTTATTCCATATGGTTTAATCTCATCAGAGCTTGGAACAACTTATGATTGTGAAGGTGGGCTTTATGACTGGGTAAAAACTGCATATGGGAATAAATGGGCTTCTAGAGTCGCATGGAACTACTGGATTAATTTCCCACTTTGGATGGCTTCATTGGCTGTGTTGTTTTGTGATTTACTTGTTGGATTAACAGGTTTACAAATCAATACTGGAGTAGAAATATTATTGAAATTGTTATTTATAGTTATTGTTACAACTTTAAGTTTATTTAAAATAAGCGAAAGTAAATGGATTATTAATACAGCAGCAGTATTTAAGGTACTAATAATGCTTTCTATTGGTGTACTTGGAATATATACTGCAGCAACTAAAGGTATGGCAACAAAATTTACAATAGAATCTATGTTGCCTAGTTTAGATCTTGTAGGACTTTCATTTATATCCGTTATAATTTTTAACTTTTGTGGAGCAGAGATTATTACCTCCTTGGCACCTGAAATGGATAGCCCACAAAAACAAATTCCTCAAGCTTTGTTACTTGGTGGAATTATTATAGCAATATTCTATATGTTTTCTGCATTTGGAATAGGAGTAGCAATACCACTTGATGAATTGAGTGCTTCTAGTGGATTTCTTGACAGTATAAGATATTTGACTGGGGGAGGAATACTTGTAACTATTCTTGGCATTATGTTCATATTCACTTTGTTTGCAAATTTAGTATCATGGTCATATGGGGTAAATTATGTTGTCAAATATGCAGCAGATAACAATGATATGCCTAAAATATTCAGTAAAACAAGTGAAAAAACAGGAATACCAACTAATGCAACAATATTTAATGGTATCTTTGCAGGAATTTTGGTAATAATATCACCATTTATGCCTAGTCAGGATATCTTCTGGAGTTTCTTTGGAGTAAGTGCGGTTACATTGGTTGCATCATATATTCCAATGTTCCCTGCTTTTTTAAAGCTAAGAAGAATTGATCCTGATGCTGAACGACCTTTCAAAGTAAAAGGCAGTGGTATTAAATTAAAGTTAATAACTTATATTCCAATGGTACTTCTTATTTCATCTCTTATATTTACTGTAGTTCCAATGAGTACATCTCCTGAAGAACTTAGTACAAAAATACCACTGACAATAGGAGTAATTATATCAATAATACTTCAAGAGATTATTGTGTTTAGAGGTGTTAAGAATAGAGCTAAGGCTGAAGTAGCTAAATAG
- the argF gene encoding ornithine carbamoyltransferase, with product MKLPSSSATNLNKKDMKHMITMNDFTRKEMDDMLELMTLLKDARRDNAIPHLFKNKSLGMIFEAGSTRTRVSFETAATLLGGHALFLSPRDIHLGGKESIDDTARVLSRMCDILMARTNSGETTEALTKMSTVPVINGLDCVYHPTQMLADIFTMMEHMPEGKQLSDLTVAFMGDATDVCRSLLLTCTKYGMNFKQIGPKKYQMQEEWLKVADKNCAETGATYEITDDISKVSECNVIYGDSFYWTTQLDEKEERLATFMPDYVITKQLMDKAAPGAILMHCLPANDKEEVTREALEGNNSVAFDQAENRLTAQMAILVYFTHKFDIVPTEETLVKHKNRIEGFLKTL from the coding sequence ATGAAATTACCATCTTCAAGTGCTACGAATCTAAACAAAAAAGATATGAAACATATGATTACCATGAATGATTTCACAAGAAAAGAAATGGACGATATGTTAGAGTTAATGACCTTATTAAAAGATGCGAGACGTGATAACGCTATACCACATTTGTTTAAAAATAAATCGCTAGGAATGATTTTTGAAGCAGGTTCAACTCGTACTAGAGTATCATTTGAGACAGCAGCAACATTGCTAGGCGGACACGCCTTATTCTTATCACCACGTGATATTCACTTAGGTGGAAAAGAATCAATTGACGATACTGCTCGTGTATTATCAAGAATGTGTGACATTCTTATGGCACGTACAAACTCTGGTGAGACAACTGAAGCATTAACGAAAATGTCTACTGTTCCAGTAATCAATGGATTAGACTGTGTATATCATCCAACACAAATGTTAGCTGATATTTTTACAATGATGGAACATATGCCAGAAGGTAAACAATTATCTGATTTAACAGTAGCTTTTATGGGAGATGCAACAGATGTATGTCGTTCATTACTATTAACATGTACTAAATATGGAATGAACTTCAAACAAATAGGACCTAAGAAATATCAAATGCAAGAAGAATGGTTAAAAGTGGCAGATAAAAACTGTGCTGAAACTGGAGCTACATATGAAATTACAGATGATATTTCAAAAGTATCTGAATGTAATGTAATTTACGGAGATAGTTTTTACTGGACAACACAATTAGATGAGAAGGAAGAACGTTTAGCTACGTTTATGCCAGACTATGTAATTACAAAACAATTAATGGATAAAGCTGCTCCGGGTGCAATTTTAATGCACTGTTTACCAGCAAATGACAAAGAAGAAGTTACTCGTGAAGCCTTAGAAGGAAACAACAGTGTTGCTTTTGATCAAGCAGAAAACCGTTTAACTGCACAAATGGCAATTTTAGTTTACTTTACTCACAAGTTTGATATTGTGCCAACTGAGGAAACATTAGTAAAACACAAAAATAGAATAGAAGGATTTTTAAAGACTCTATAA
- the aguA gene encoding agmatine deiminase translates to MSRKLSSTPKKDGFRMPGEFEEHDGCWMIWPERTDNWRLGAKPAQNAFVKIASAIAEFEPVTMAVSDEQFSNARQMLPDCIRVVEMANNDSWMRDVGPTFLVNDEGEVRAIDWEFNSWGGLVDGLYFPWNKDDNVARKVCEIENIDEYRTDGFILEGGSIHVDGEGTCIVTEECLLSAGRNSQLSKEEIEETLKEYLNVEKVIWIKDGIYNDETNGHVDNICCFARPGEIILAWTDDEKDPQYSRSKSAYDLLINETDAKGRKLKIHKLYIPNPIVITKEESEGVDSVDGTLPREEGDRQAASYVNFYIANSAIIFPLFNDEKYDKLAEEKLKEIFPDRKVVGVYAREIILGGGNIHCITQQQPLGENKCEQVSYS, encoded by the coding sequence ATGTCAAGAAAATTAAGTTCTACACCAAAAAAAGATGGATTTAGAATGCCAGGTGAATTTGAAGAACATGATGGTTGTTGGATGATTTGGCCTGAAAGAACAGATAACTGGCGTTTGGGTGCAAAGCCTGCTCAAAATGCATTTGTTAAGATTGCATCAGCAATTGCAGAATTTGAACCTGTAACTATGGCTGTTTCTGATGAACAATTTTCTAATGCAAGACAAATGTTACCAGATTGTATTAGAGTTGTAGAAATGGCTAACAATGATTCTTGGATGCGTGATGTTGGACCTACTTTTTTAGTAAATGACGAAGGTGAAGTTCGTGCTATAGATTGGGAATTTAATTCGTGGGGAGGACTAGTAGATGGTTTGTATTTCCCATGGAACAAAGATGATAACGTTGCAAGAAAAGTATGTGAAATAGAGAATATTGATGAGTATAGAACAGATGGTTTTATTCTAGAAGGCGGATCAATTCATGTAGATGGAGAAGGTACATGTATTGTTACAGAAGAGTGCTTACTAAGCGCAGGACGTAATTCGCAATTAAGTAAGGAAGAGATTGAAGAAACATTAAAGGAATATTTGAATGTAGAGAAAGTAATTTGGATTAAAGATGGAATTTATAATGACGAAACCAATGGGCATGTAGATAATATTTGTTGCTTTGCTAGACCTGGGGAGATAATACTTGCTTGGACTGATGATGAGAAAGATCCTCAATATAGTAGATCAAAATCAGCATATGATTTGCTTATTAATGAGACTGATGCAAAAGGTAGAAAACTTAAAATTCACAAACTTTATATTCCAAATCCAATTGTAATTACAAAAGAAGAAAGTGAAGGTGTAGATTCAGTAGATGGTACTCTTCCTAGAGAAGAAGGAGATCGTCAAGCGGCTTCATATGTAAACTTCTATATTGCAAATAGTGCAATTATATTCCCGTTATTCAATGATGAAAAATACGATAAGTTGGCTGAAGAAAAACTAAAAGAAATTTTTCCAGACAGAAAAGTTGTAGGAGTTTATGCTCGTGAGATCATTCTAGGTGGAGGAAATATTCACTGTATTACACAGCAGCAACCATTAGGTGAAAATAAATGTGAGCAAGTAAGTTACAGTTAA
- the arcC gene encoding carbamate kinase translates to MNKKKIVVALGGNALGKNPKEQLELVKNTAKPIVDLIDAGNEVIIAHGNGPQVGMINLGMETSSKSEAKTPEMPFPECGAMSQGYIGYHLQNAIREELLNRDMNIPVATVVTQVIVNKNDPAFENPTKPIGAFYTEEEAKKLEAKKGYNIKEDAGRGYRRVVPSPMPIDVAEKETVRTLVDKGHIVITVGGGGIPVVEEGNSLVGVPAVIDKDFASEKIAEILDADYLIILTAVEKVAINFGKENEEWLEKISVEEAETYIEQGHFAPGSMLPKIQAALKFANSKEGRKALITSLEKAAYGIEGRTGTLISM, encoded by the coding sequence ATGAATAAGAAAAAAATAGTAGTAGCTCTTGGAGGAAATGCTCTTGGGAAAAACCCTAAAGAACAATTAGAATTAGTTAAAAATACAGCTAAGCCAATAGTTGATTTAATAGATGCAGGAAATGAAGTAATAATAGCTCATGGAAATGGACCTCAAGTTGGAATGATAAATTTAGGTATGGAAACATCATCTAAATCAGAAGCTAAAACTCCAGAAATGCCATTCCCTGAATGTGGAGCTATGAGTCAAGGATATATAGGATATCATCTTCAAAATGCTATAAGAGAAGAATTATTAAATAGAGATATGAATATACCGGTAGCTACTGTTGTAACTCAAGTTATAGTTAATAAAAACGACCCTGCCTTTGAAAATCCAACAAAGCCAATAGGTGCTTTTTATACTGAAGAAGAAGCTAAAAAACTTGAAGCTAAAAAAGGATATAATATAAAAGAAGATGCAGGAAGAGGTTATAGAAGAGTTGTTCCATCTCCAATGCCAATAGATGTTGCTGAAAAAGAAACAGTTAGAACTCTTGTTGACAAAGGACACATTGTAATTACTGTTGGTGGTGGGGGAATACCTGTTGTAGAAGAAGGAAATTCTTTAGTTGGAGTACCTGCTGTTATAGATAAGGATTTTGCTAGTGAAAAGATAGCTGAAATATTAGATGCAGATTATTTAATAATACTTACAGCAGTAGAAAAAGTTGCTATAAACTTTGGAAAAGAGAACGAAGAGTGGCTTGAAAAAATATCTGTTGAAGAAGCAGAAACATATATTGAACAAGGACATTTTGCACCAGGATCAATGCTTCCTAAGATACAAGCTGCCCTTAAGTTTGCTAACTCTAAAGAAGGTAGAAAAGCTTTAATTACATCTTTAGAAAAGGCTGCATATGGAATCGAAGGTAGAACCGGTACTTTAATTTCCATGTAA
- a CDS encoding sigma-54 interaction domain-containing protein encodes MYNIIYARDKEYSNMNPLISDYINIMNSYNKGILIFELFTDKVYINEVIEKIFEINKDNQKITNFMNKIRKDEILLNNTEEEIYINDFNTKIRVSLKKIKEKKEIKYIICTIEEVFLSNELNDHNKMDEMILKDIIGNSKEIVELKKKIKKASKTDSTILLMGESGTGKEVFAKAIHRISTRSDKPFVAINCGAIPDTLIESEIFGYEKGAFTGANQKGKQGKFEQANGGTIFLDEIENMSTFLQMKLLRVLEDRKVTRVGGLDEIPLDIRIIAATNYNLKEMVNKGQFRKDLYFRLNIVKLNIPNLKERSNDILLLSKHFIRIFSNKMKKEILGLSEEVAEIFLNYEWEGNVRELRNTIEYAMNFEESSYITKENLPEQFFSNNTNIKTDMKFKTIEELEQKAIERALDYFGWDEQGKQKASEVLGISRSSIYRKVNK; translated from the coding sequence ATGTACAATATAATTTACGCTAGAGATAAAGAATATTCAAATATGAATCCGCTAATAAGTGATTATATTAATATAATGAATAGCTATAATAAAGGCATTTTAATATTTGAATTGTTTACAGATAAAGTATATATAAATGAAGTTATAGAAAAGATTTTTGAAATTAATAAAGATAATCAAAAAATAACAAACTTTATGAATAAAATAAGAAAAGATGAAATTCTATTAAATAATACTGAAGAAGAAATTTATATAAACGATTTTAATACGAAAATTAGAGTTTCTTTAAAGAAGATAAAAGAGAAAAAGGAAATAAAATATATTATTTGTACTATTGAAGAGGTTTTTTTATCAAATGAATTAAATGATCATAATAAAATGGATGAAATGATACTCAAAGATATAATAGGTAATAGCAAAGAGATTGTTGAATTAAAGAAAAAAATTAAGAAAGCCTCAAAAACAGATTCAACAATTTTGCTTATGGGTGAGTCAGGTACAGGAAAAGAAGTATTTGCAAAGGCAATACATAGAATATCTACAAGAAGTGATAAACCTTTTGTTGCTATTAATTGTGGAGCTATTCCTGATACTTTGATTGAGAGTGAAATATTTGGTTACGAAAAAGGTGCTTTCACAGGTGCTAATCAAAAGGGTAAGCAAGGTAAGTTTGAACAAGCTAATGGAGGAACTATATTTTTAGATGAAATTGAAAATATGTCAACCTTTTTACAGATGAAATTACTGAGAGTTTTAGAAGATAGAAAAGTAACAAGAGTTGGTGGGTTAGATGAAATACCATTAGATATAAGAATAATAGCAGCAACAAATTACAATCTTAAAGAAATGGTTAATAAAGGTCAGTTCAGAAAGGATTTATATTTTAGATTAAACATAGTTAAATTAAATATTCCGAATTTAAAAGAAAGAAGTAATGATATTTTACTATTAAGTAAACACTTTATAAGAATTTTTTCGAATAAGATGAAAAAGGAGATATTAGGATTATCTGAAGAAGTAGCTGAGATATTTTTAAATTATGAATGGGAAGGAAATGTAAGGGAACTTAGAAATACAATTGAATATGCAATGAATTTTGAAGAAAGTAGTTATATTACTAAAGAAAACCTTCCTGAGCAATTCTTCTCAAATAATACTAATATTAAAACTGATATGAAATTCAAAACAATTGAGGAACTTGAACAGAAAGCAATTGAGAGAGCTTTAGATTATTTTGGATGGGATGAGCAAGGTAAACAAAAAGCATCAGAAGTATTAGGCATTAGCAGATCATCTATATATAGAAAGGTTAATAAATAG
- a CDS encoding ABC transporter ATP-binding protein — MIREFIKYYKPHRALFIFDFTCAFIMSLMNLVFPVLTKKIIDDLLPNKNMKMIMYFGILLLTLYIIRAILQFIVDYWGHTLGVRIEYDMRRELFKHINKLSFSYFDKVKTGQIMSRLVNDLNQISELAHHGPEDLFIALVTFLGSFVIMLTLNVKMTLVIFSIIPIMLIFAISKNRELKKSFRDLRVKIGEINAQAEDSISGIRVVKAFNNEEYEEDKFDIGNKSFKETKQNSYKVLGQFFSGITFFSNIINLVVLMYGSYLIYNNELSTGDLVGFLLYVSMFLQPIRKITTLIENYQRGMAGFGRFIEIMSIDPEIQEKQYTVDIEELKGNIEFDNVGFGYNNNKSVLTEINMSVKSGQTIAIVGPSGAGKTTLLRLIPRFYEVSSGDIKIDSINIKDMKISDLRKNIGVVEQDVFLFSGTIKENILYGKYGATDEEIIEASKKANAHEFILALENGYDTYIGQRGVRLSGGQKQRIAITRIFLKNPPILILDEATSALDTQTERIIQKSLYDLSKNRTTLVIAHRLTTIKNADKIIVLTKDGIKECGSHEDLIGQEGIYSDLYKLQFEDVYEY, encoded by the coding sequence ATGATAAGAGAGTTTATTAAGTACTACAAACCTCATCGTGCTTTATTTATATTCGATTTCACTTGTGCATTTATAATGTCTTTAATGAATCTTGTATTCCCTGTATTGACTAAAAAAATAATAGACGATTTATTACCAAATAAAAATATGAAAATGATTATGTACTTTGGGATATTGCTTTTAACGCTGTACATAATAAGAGCCATACTTCAATTTATAGTAGATTATTGGGGACATACTCTAGGGGTTAGAATAGAGTACGATATGAGAAGGGAATTATTTAAGCATATAAACAAGCTTTCATTTTCGTATTTTGATAAAGTAAAGACTGGACAGATAATGTCAAGGCTTGTAAATGATTTAAATCAAATATCAGAACTTGCACATCATGGACCTGAGGATTTATTTATAGCTCTCGTAACTTTTTTAGGTTCATTCGTTATAATGCTTACATTAAATGTCAAAATGACTCTGGTAATATTTTCTATAATCCCTATAATGCTCATATTCGCAATCAGTAAAAATAGAGAATTAAAAAAATCATTTAGAGATTTAAGAGTAAAGATCGGAGAGATAAACGCCCAAGCCGAGGATTCTATATCTGGAATAAGAGTTGTAAAAGCTTTTAACAATGAAGAATACGAAGAAGATAAATTCGATATAGGAAATAAAAGCTTTAAAGAGACAAAACAAAATTCATACAAGGTATTAGGGCAATTTTTCAGTGGTATAACATTTTTTTCAAATATTATAAATCTTGTCGTACTAATGTATGGATCATATCTTATATACAACAACGAACTTTCAACAGGCGATTTAGTAGGATTTTTATTATATGTATCCATGTTTTTACAGCCTATACGAAAGATAACGACATTAATCGAAAATTACCAAAGAGGCATGGCAGGCTTTGGAAGGTTTATAGAGATTATGAGCATAGACCCTGAAATTCAAGAAAAGCAATATACAGTAGATATTGAGGAGTTAAAAGGAAACATAGAATTTGATAATGTGGGCTTTGGATATAATAACAACAAAAGCGTACTTACAGAAATAAATATGAGTGTTAAATCTGGACAAACAATAGCTATAGTTGGACCTTCTGGAGCTGGAAAGACTACACTTTTAAGATTAATACCTAGATTTTATGAGGTAAGCAGTGGAGACATAAAGATAGATTCAATAAATATAAAGGATATGAAGATAAGCGATTTAAGAAAAAATATAGGGGTTGTAGAGCAGGATGTATTCCTATTTTCAGGTACTATAAAAGAAAATATACTTTATGGAAAGTACGGTGCAACCGATGAAGAAATAATAGAGGCTTCTAAAAAAGCTAATGCACATGAGTTTATATTAGCTCTTGAAAATGGATACGATACATACATAGGTCAAAGAGGAGTAAGATTATCTGGAGGTCAAAAGCAAAGAATTGCTATAACTAGGATATTCCTTAAAAACCCTCCTATTTTGATACTAGATGAGGCTACATCTGCACTTGATACTCAAACAGAAAGAATTATCCAAAAATCTCTATATGATCTTTCTAAAAATAGGACAACATTAGTAATAGCGCACAGGCTTACAACTATAAAAAATGCAGATAAGATAATAGTTCTTACTAAGGATGGAATAAAAGAGTGTGGAAGTCATGAGGATCTTATAGGACAAGAAGGAATTTACAGTGATCTTTATAAGCTACAGTTCGAGGATGTATATGAATATTAA